DNA sequence from the Malus domestica chromosome 06, GDT2T_hap1 genome:
gagtcatgttgggagtcccTTGTTCAAAGATATGATCTTGGGGATAATGAGTGGCTTCAGTCAATATACGATGCTCGGCAACAATGGGTGCCAGTTTTTCTCCAGGATACATTTTTTGGTGAGATGTCAACAACCCAAGGAAGTGATAATATAAACTCATATTTTGATGGCTATATAAACGCATCAACTAACATTCAGGTGCTGATAAAGCAGTATGAAAAAGCAATTGCCACTCGCCATGAAAAGGAAGTAAAGGCTGATTATGATACAATGAACAGCTCTCCGATTCTGAGGACGCCATCTCCAATGGAAAAACAAGCTGCCAAACTTTATACAAGGATAATATTCATGAAATTCCAAGAGGAATTAGTCGAGACACTTGCTTATCCTGCAACTGTGGTTGATGATACAGGATCAGAAACCATGTATGGGGTGGCAAAATTTGGGGAAGACCACAAGGTGCACTCTGTTAAGTTCAATGTTTTTGAGAAGAAAGCCCGTTGCAGCTGCCAATTGTTTGAGTTTTCAGGCATTATATGTAGGCACATATTAGCAGTCTTCCGAGTAACCAATGTTCTTACGCTTCCATCACACTATGTATTAAAACGTTGGACAAAAAATGCCAAAAGTGGAGTTGTATGGGATGAGAACACTCTTGGATTGCCAAATGATTCTCAAGATTCCACTGCTGCTCGGTATGACAATCTACGCAGGGAAGCAATCAAATATGTAGAAGAAGGGGCTGAATCTGTGCATGTTTATAATGTGGCAATGGATGCTCTTCGTGAAGCTGCAAATGAGGTTGCCGCAGCAAAGAATCATGGTCTTGCAATTGCACAAAATACCCCAGTAAATTGCAGTCAGAAACTTCAGTCTTGTACCATGGTAAGTTATTTTCTTGGAAGTCGGAAGAGGGTTCTCTTTGCTGGGTCTCTGCATTGTAAaactttgttgtttgttttcaaaacataattgtGTACTCGATGTTCTGTGTATCTCTTCAGTATAGatcctttctctttttctttggcTGCAGGTCCTTTCTCGAAAACTGTCTAAAGCAAAATCTGAAATGATATTTGAGATAtcataaatttgcattttttttttgttgaagataAATTGTCATATTTAAAATATAGTAGAAAGTAGTTTTTCGTTTCTAAAGCAAAAGCGTAGACTACTTTTCTTGCACATCTTAATTTGATAGGAACTGAGTGATACTTCTAGGGCAATTGGGTCATTGGTTTTTGGTAGATTTTCTGTCTTTTGATTAGTGATACTGAATGGTTTTAGAAATTGTTCCAACTTCCAAGTCCAAATTTCTTCACAGAATTCTACATTACCTACCTCCTTTTGTTGTTTCATGCATTTGATTTGGTTTGTTGCTTTCTTCTAGCTTTGCATGTAGCATGTACGCGTCTTCTTCTACTGATTATTGTCCCttcttttgaattttgtagGATCAGGACAAGAAACTTGAAGAGTTGGCAGCTGAGTTGGAAATTTCAAGTCAGCAATGTGAAGCATTCAGAGAAAAGCTACTCGCTGTTTTGAAAGATATGGAAGAACAGAAGTTAAAGATATCAGTAAATGTTCAGAATGTAAGGCTAAACCTAAAAGTTTAGAAACCTTTACATTCATGTATACAAGAAAAACAGGTGGAAAAGGGAGTTGGCATTCTTCACCGTTGCACGCAGCATGTTTAGTTGCTGGTTAGTGATAGATTGGTACGTAGTAGTTGTAACGTTACATATGTAGAGTTGTAACTGGAGGTAGTGTTTATGTAGTGGATGTAGAAACAAATAACTGTTGATGTTTTTCCTTTTGTATTGTATTGTGTATATAAAGGTTTTGGTAGAAACTTTTGTGTTCTCTCCTCAATGACaaattctttttgtttgttttgttttccacGTGTCATAAAATAAGTGGATGACATGTGGAGTACCGCTTGAATACATGATGCTCGAGAAAAATCTCTCCTCCACGTATATTATCTCTGCTCCTTGTTTCCTGAGAAGGCTGAGAGTCAATTGCAAATAAATGTggagtttgaactttgaagagTGTTAGGAAGTCATCTTCTCGGATGTTGGCCCTCCGAGTGTCACCTCTCTCCCACTCTTAGATTTACAAAATTTCCATCCAAACATTATGTTCATATTTATCACCTAAACTTAACGTGCGCCACTTGAGGTTGAGAGGGGTAGATGAGTCATTGCCATTCAGATATTGGCAAATAAAACTTGTTCGaggaaaaattgagttttggtcgTATCTACTTTCAATTAAGGAAGAATCAGGATCGCTTGGCAAACACTATTAACTAATTTGAACATAATTTTTTAAGTAATGATGAGGAATATTAACtatttataaaaattcaaaGACAGTAATCAACTGAATTAAAAGTTATGACATAATTTGGTTAAAGTGGTACAAGTTTAGAGAATAAATTTACGAAAAGATAAACTAAATAAGAGATCAAACGTGCGTGTATCTAAGACGTATTGTAATATTAGGCCACCAAATTGGGTTTTGTGTGGCGATAGAATGGTCCAAATTTAGAATGGCAGGAAACCGGAAGTAGCCCCCGGAAAGGGAAAAGGTGTGACTCGGACAATTTGAATTTCGAAAAGAGTTGCCCGTTGAACCAAACATCTTAAATTTCCGTCAATACCCTTCCCATTTAACGGATATATAACTTAGACGCTCTGCCCTCCCCCCTTTGTCATTTGAACCGTTTGAAATCAGCAACCAGCAAATCAagaaacaagagagagaaagagagaaaaatggagatGATCGGAGGAGCGGCGAATAAAGGAGCGTCGGCGATGGAGGCGTTCGAGAAGCTGGAGAAGGTGGGAGAAGGGACTTACGGGAAGGTGTACAGAGCGAGAGAGAAGGCGACTGGGAAGATCGTGGCCCTCAAGAAAACTCGCCTCCACGAGGACGAGGAAGGCGTCCCTCCCACCACTCTCCGCGAAGTCTCCATTCTCCGCATGCTCTCCAGAGACCCCCACATCGTCAAGTTCGTATCctttcttccctctctctctctctctttctttagtTCTACAAATTAGGGTGTGATTTCTTTCTTGTATTTACGGAAATGAAATCttcaattgattgaattgggttttcttctcttttctgtaAATCAATTGATTTGggttttcttcttttctgtaAAGTTGATTGATTTGGCTGGTTAATTGTGAATTAacgaaaccctaaaccccaatTCCATAATAGGCTGATGGATGTGAAACAAGGGCAGAACAAGGAGGGAAAGACCGTACTCTACTTGGTGTTCGAGTACATGGACACTGATCTCAAGAAATTCATCCGCACCTTCCGTCAATCTGGAGAGCACATTCCGTCCCCCACCGTTAAGGTCTGCTCTTTAATTTGCTTTTCCCCCAAATGTTTATTCCCAATCAACTTAATCACGCATGAAATTTTGGTAATTGAAATGGTGATTTATGATGATGCAGAGCCTGATGTTCCAACTCTGCAAAGGTGTTGCCTTTTGCCATGGTCATGGAATTTTGCACAGGTGACCTTTTTTCAATTAACTCCCAAACCACTTGATGTTTCTAATCTTTTCTATGTGGTTTGTTTCTCCGTCTGAGttttcttttaagtttgtttgatttgttttaaTGCCATTTATGCAGGGATCTTAAGCCTCACAATCTTCTCATGGACCGCAAGTCTATGATGCTTAAAATTGCGGACCTTGGACTTGCTAGAGCTTTTACTGTGCCACTCAAGAAGTATACTCATGAGGTAGTTAATGTGTTTGCTTTTGGTTATGAGTTATCTTGTTGCTTTTGACAGTAGCTAATGACTTTGTGCAATAACGGCTGCAGATATTGACCCTCTGGTATAGGGCTCCAGAAGTTCTTCTGGGAGCTACACATTACTCAACTGCAGTGGATATTTGGTCTGTTGGCTGTATATTTGGTACTCATCTGTTCcttatttgattttaatgtttGAATCTCGAAATTTATGCCATTGTTTTAACAGTCTATACAATTGTTTCTGAATTGTAGCTGAGCTTGTCACGAAGCAAGCACTCTTCCCTGGGGATTCTGAACTGCAGCAGCTCCTACATATATTCAGGTTCGCTAATATTATTTCCACTTCCCCATTACCGAAATTGTGCCAATTACTTGTATAAATGTCAATTAGCCTAGTTCTTTTGCTTATGGATCTTTGATGCAGGTTGTTGGGCACTCCAAATGAGGTGGTGTGGCCAGGTGTAAGCAAGCTTAAGGACTGGCATGAGTACCCCCAGTGGAGTCCCCAAAGTTTGTTGAAGGCTGTTCCCAATTTGGACGAGATGGGGCTGGATTTGTTGTTGGTACGCCAGCTTTTGCTTTACTTGATTTGTGGTACTTTATAGAGTGTTCTGCTAATCTACATGGTGATGAATACTAGTTCTAAATATGTTGTTTATGCTTGCAGCAAATGTTGCAATACGATCCTGCAAAACGCATTTCAGCAAAGACAGCTATGGAGCACCCTTACTTTGATGGTTTGAACAAGGATTCTCTCTGAAGAAGCAGGATGAAGCATTTGTGGATCGGGATGGCTAGCAGAGAAGCGCTCTGTACTACTGAAGTTTATTTGCTTTCCACAAGCACGCAGTTGTGCTAAATCTTTAGGATGGCTAACTAGTAGACTAAAGGATTCCGAGTGGTGTGGTGTTTACAATATGCAAGTAGCTTTCCTCAAGCATATTTCTATTCAACTAGGACATTGATTGATGTAACGTTTTGCTTTAATCACGTTTTGCTGTACGGTTTTACATTCGGGCCACTAAGCTTTGCCAAATGAAAGCTCACGGGCTCCTGCTCCGATCAAATTGACCAGTCATTGTTCCTGCTCCAGAAATATGTGCTGCTGATTGCACCAATCTTACTTATGCCTTCCCAAGTTCCCATCACATGCCTACGTGTAAAAGTTTGCAAGCATTTCTTAGACAATAGCTTTGAAAATTAAACCACAATTTCATCGTTCATGATTTATAAAAGGAACAACATTACAAGCTACAAACCGTCCGCGTCTGAACACGTACCACATCAATTTCTTCTGGTCAAGCATATTTGCAGCTACAACTTGCGATTGATTTGGCAGAGTGGATTGCTCAACTTTGCATTTAATTCCGAAATCTGATTACACATTACAGGACCAAAAGTGCCTTTGTTGTTTACAGTTTTGCCAAGTAATATTTCTTCTGACAAATTGCCTACACTTGTATTAGAAAGAattcatgtaaaattttgattcacaGTCGTGTCACAATCCACATGAAGGCGGCGGACCAGAATGTAAGTGACAGTGACGCGAAAGCATAAGTACACAGCATGATAACTGAACATTCATTCTCTCCTGCTCCGAATAATTGCGTCATTGTTCCTGCCATATTTTAAAGgatcaacaaacaatacttgagAATAAACTTACATTTGTTACGATATAGAGTGAGCGAGCAACTTCTGATTGCACTTTTTTGTTGCTAAACAGCAGGAGCAAGCGTACCTATGTTCATCGCAGGTGGGAGTGAAAATTGAAGCAGAAGAACAAACAGATATAATGGATCAGAGTGCACCAACCCAAATTTCAGTGCCCCTTTAATAACCAATATGCCTATAAGAGGCAGGGCAACATAACGAACAACTATGATGCCAACGACAAGAGATTTCTGAATCCCTGACCCTCTCAAACCTGCAACAACAATGTGAAGTAAGTCCTAAAGTAAACCAACAACTAAGTACAACATTAATAGAATTTGTATGAGTTATTACCCTTAAGTAGGTTTCCTCCTATTATCAAAGTGAGAGCTGGGATGGCTCCGTCCCTGCAATCATAAAGAACAAGTCTCTTTAACTGATGCTGAGTGAACAACAAAATTAATACACACTTTGTATAAAGAACATGCTCGTCTTTTGAGCCGAAACCATCTGGTCTGAACATGTTTTGTAAAGTCGGGATTAACACCAGACAAGTATTCTACTTTTATGCTAATTGAGAACCAAATTATTCATCCGGATATGTACAACTATAGGACCAAGCATGGTTAGTATCTTCCCTAGTATGTAATAGTATTAAGAACGGGAAGCTAGATTAGTTGCCAATAAGTGCATAGATCGTGGATAAATTATTAAGGTTTGATACAGTTCGGGCATAAGTTCTATACCCCAACAAATAAGCAGTATCTTGAATCACCCGTAGAGGAGCACCATCTCCTATCAGTAATTTTCGAATCTGAGGAATGACTCCGATTGCAAAACCAACAATCTACACCAGGAAAAGATTAAGTTTGCccaatttttcaataaaattgcGCTGAATCTGGATCACAATGATATAAAAGTGTCGAAGGGACATACCGCTCCAATAGTTGAAGGGGCAAATATTGTTTTCAGATTGATCTTTTCAAACACCATCACTATACGTTGCTTTAGTTTACCTGAAGTCATCACCTGCCATGGAAAACAACAAAGATATGCAGTGtaagaaattgaaaagaaacaggGCAACTTTCTCTTGTTAGAGATGTCCGGCATGTTACATTGTGAGATTGCGAATCTGGATCATACATTCAAATGACATTCATTTGATTAGTCGTCTGGATTGACAGTCTAGCAATAAAACATTTCTAAGTATTTCTGAGAAAACGACATTTCTCAATAAACAAATCTTAATATAGATTTGTTGGAAATACTTAAACAAAGCATCAAATTGAATGAGTATCATTGTAGTTTAATGGAGTTAGCAACCTTTGGTTTTTCTTCAGGCACAGCAGTGTATGGCAGTGAATATTGATCCCCATTTTCCTCAACTATGACATATTCCTTTGAAGAAAGCAGCGGCTCAGTGCAACTTACTTGGTCGGATGTAGGGGACCTCTCGGCGGACTGATTAGAATCTTGGGTGCCCCTTGTTGAAGATATCCGCACAATATTATATACATAGGACCACAAATACACGGCTCCTATCTGAAGCATGAACACAATTGCATTACAAAAAGCAAAGATAGGAATCCCTGACAGCTGAACAAGGTAGCAACATTGTAGAGAAGAGAAACAGTCGCTAGAATTCAAGAGGAAAATTGAAGGACAGAAGAAAATGTGTTCAGAAAAATGTATTCTACACAGCAAGCAGGTGCACACGAACACCATTTAAGAAGTGGCCCTGGCCGTTTGGGGTAGTAcaatttgtatgtataattgtatatgttCTAGACATGAGATGAAACTTATGATGATATCAACGATTAAAATCGTGAGTTCGAATCGCAGTAACTGCTCCTTTTCAACTTGAATGAGAGAATTGGATTGTAACTTGTTTGAAGCAGCTTCCCAATCCATTCTTAATTCGAATCGTAGAAAGCAAGATAAAGGAATAATATTTCAATAAAACCCAAAATATTAGAACAAGACAAAGAGGGAATATGTACCGCCATTGAGAGCGAAGCATAAGCCATAGCATATGTGTGACAGACATCAGGAGCTCCAAACGGGCTCCCTTTTTCTTTACAAACTGCTGGGACTATAATGAGGAGCAAGTTACCCAAATTTCCTGTTAAGTGTTAACATCAGTATCTCTAAAGATTGATAAAACGCGAAACTGAGTATTTTTATCAGCTGCGATTTAGAATTAGAAATAAGATTAAATTCAAATATGTGTTGGACTGTGAGGGTAGAGCGTTGACTTACCTGCAGCACAGCAACCCAAGACAAGGCCTCGCAGATGGGCAGGAGGCCTTGTTAATTGGATGAGAATCCATCCGAGCACGGAACCAATTATAAACGTGATGAGGATATTCACTGGCATGAACCACCTATACACATAATAATTATTACAACATTCACATgattatatatacatgtatgtatatatgtagatCGAACAAAGTAATTACAACTCACATTTTAACCATGCTTTCATATGTAATTGTCTTCGCAAGGTTGGAACCCACGAGAGCAGGACTGAACACATAAAATACAACCTGTTCGTTCGTTCGTTGGTTCACAAAACACAAATACCAGTAAGAAAACAGTCCAACAcgagaaataaattgattgaatgaaGAAGCGGTGTAGTGTTATTAACTTACAGTGTTTAAGTTCTTTCTAGTAACTTCCCCCAAAATATCGACACGATCAAGAGCAAGATAAGAGCCAAGTGCTGTtatcaaaagcactttcaacaCCGGAATTGAGGCCGTCACGAACAGCTGCAGAAGTTCCATCCTCTTCTTTTATCAATTATTCTAAATTATTATTAGCTCGTCCTCACCTCCCCTCTGCCACCTCTGCTTCTGCAAACGTAATGACaaaccaaacagaaaacaaagaGACAATCAAAATGCTAGTTTTTGGGAGAGGAATTAacaacatataaatatatatatatatatatacacacacacacacatatacacacacacacgtttATGATACTAATAAGAGAGAATTAGAGTAAAATGGGGAGGTTTTTAAGATGTGGGATCGAACCTCCGGTTCGTATTAAATAGTACTATTATGGCATGTGCCAAACGAGGCCCAACCTGTAAAGTTAAGCTCAGAATGATTTGCTTTTATTTTGCTTTCATGAAAACAGAGGAGAGGAGGGGAAGAGGAAAAACAACAAGAGAGCTTATGCATTTATGTGAATGAATGCATATGCATTTATGCACCAATTATACCTGTAGTCGCGTGTCAGAGCTGGGTCGACCCGATGCAGATGGGATCATGTGATGGCGCTGAAATAAAACAGTTTAATCAACACACGTCTCATCTGGCGTCAGCGTTTCTGTCTTTTTCTGCTTCCCATTTCCTTTGCCAATGGTGACTTGGTTACTACAATTGGCCCTTCGCAATCACTGCTATTTCATTATGTCATGTCCCTCCCAAAGGAGAGACAGAAAGCCACACTTCGTTGCAACCACATGTTTGCAACCGCATGGGCGCGGTTAATTCtcataaaacatattcatttATTCTTCATCATCAGTATTACATTTAACAGCGAATGACCGTATCAtttatttttagtgtaaaaatttgatttttcgttaaaatgaacagtaccgggagtttttcgttaaagttctcttatTTTAACCcatactagcatttgcctacacactttgtgtgtatgaacacatttttttagaaaatcagaagaagagagggagagggagagggagaaccGGGGGGGGGCGGGgggagttttttttgttttgttttttttttttaatattggaaGTATTTTAacattacatgtaggtgaggcttcaataaaaaatagtaaaatttggacctgtGAAATTACATCATTGCCCATCatattttttgtgtgatagaagacgaGTTTATCTTTTatcctcttttggttga
Encoded proteins:
- the LOC103436668 gene encoding protein PIN-LIKES 3-like, producing MELLQLFVTASIPVLKVLLITALGSYLALDRVDILGEVTRKNLNTVVFYVFSPALVGSNLAKTITYESMVKMWFMPVNILITFIIGSVLGWILIQLTRPPAHLRGLVLGCCAAGNLGNLLLIIVPAVCKEKGSPFGAPDVCHTYAMAYASLSMAIGAVYLWSYVYNIVRISSTRGTQDSNQSAERSPTSDQVSCTEPLLSSKEYVIVEENGDQYSLPYTAVPEEKPKVMTSGKLKQRIVMVFEKINLKTIFAPSTIGAIVGFAIGVIPQIRKLLIGDGAPLRVIQDTAYLLGDGAIPALTLIIGGNLLKGLRGSGIQKSLVVGIIVVRYVALPLIGILVIKGALKFGLVHSDPLYLFVLLLQFSLPPAMNIGTMTQLFGAGENECSVIMLCTYAFASLSLTFWSAAFMWIVTRL
- the LOC103436669 gene encoding cyclin-dependent kinase B2-2, with protein sequence MEMIGGAANKGASAMEAFEKLEKVGEGTYGKVYRAREKATGKIVALKKTRLHEDEEGVPPTTLREVSILRMLSRDPHIVKLMDVKQGQNKEGKTVLYLVFEYMDTDLKKFIRTFRQSGEHIPSPTVKSLMFQLCKGVAFCHGHGILHRDLKPHNLLMDRKSMMLKIADLGLARAFTVPLKKYTHEILTLWYRAPEVLLGATHYSTAVDIWSVGCIFAELVTKQALFPGDSELQQLLHIFRLLGTPNEVVWPGVSKLKDWHEYPQWSPQSLLKAVPNLDEMGLDLLLQMLQYDPAKRISAKTAMEHPYFDGLNKDSL